A portion of the Paenibacillus hamazuiensis genome contains these proteins:
- the sufB gene encoding Fe-S cluster assembly protein SufB, with amino-acid sequence MAKKMPEMEEYKYGFRDEHKAVFQSGKGLTKEIVAEISKMKGEPEWMLDFRLKSLEQFTKMPMPRWGGNLDDLDFNDIQYYVKPSEKQGKTWEEVPTEIKETFDKLGIPEAEQKFLAGVSAQYESEVVYHSMQKDLEEQGVIFMDTDSALREHPEIFREHFGTVIPPADNKFAALNSAVWSGGSFIYVPKGVKVEIPLQAYFRINSENMGQFERTLIIADEDSFVHYVEGCTAPVYSTNSLHSAVVEIICKKNSRVRYTTIQNWAPNIYNLVTKRAVAEENATMEWVDGNIGSKLTMKYPAVVLKGRGAKGMVLSIAVAGKGQHQDAGAKMTHLAPDTTSTIISKSISKHGGKVTYRGLASFGRNSQGSKANIKCDTLILDNQSTSDTIPYNEIMNDNITLEHEATVSKVSEDQLFYLMSRGLTEAEATQMIVMGFIEPFTKELPMEYAVEMNRLIKFEMEGSIG; translated from the coding sequence ATGGCTAAGAAAATGCCTGAAATGGAAGAGTATAAATATGGCTTTAGGGATGAGCATAAAGCCGTTTTCCAGTCCGGTAAAGGCTTGACGAAAGAAATCGTCGCGGAAATTTCCAAAATGAAGGGCGAGCCGGAATGGATGCTCGACTTCCGTTTGAAGTCGCTCGAGCAGTTCACGAAAATGCCTATGCCTCGTTGGGGCGGCAACCTGGACGATCTCGATTTCAACGATATCCAGTACTACGTAAAGCCGTCCGAAAAGCAAGGGAAAACGTGGGAAGAGGTTCCTACGGAAATTAAAGAAACGTTCGACAAGCTCGGCATTCCGGAAGCGGAGCAAAAGTTCCTCGCCGGTGTATCCGCTCAGTACGAGTCCGAGGTCGTTTACCACAGCATGCAAAAGGATCTCGAAGAGCAGGGCGTTATCTTCATGGATACCGACTCCGCGCTTCGCGAGCATCCGGAAATTTTCCGCGAGCATTTCGGAACCGTCATTCCTCCCGCTGATAACAAATTCGCGGCTTTGAACAGCGCCGTATGGTCGGGCGGCAGCTTCATCTACGTGCCGAAGGGCGTGAAGGTGGAAATCCCGCTGCAGGCATATTTCCGCATCAACTCGGAAAACATGGGCCAATTCGAGCGTACGCTCATCATCGCCGACGAAGACAGCTTCGTGCACTACGTCGAAGGCTGTACGGCTCCGGTCTACAGCACGAACTCGCTGCACAGCGCGGTCGTTGAAATCATTTGCAAGAAAAACTCCCGTGTTCGTTATACGACGATCCAAAACTGGGCGCCGAACATTTACAACCTCGTTACGAAACGTGCGGTTGCGGAAGAAAACGCGACGATGGAATGGGTTGACGGCAACATCGGTTCCAAACTGACGATGAAATACCCGGCCGTCGTTCTCAAAGGCCGCGGCGCGAAAGGCATGGTATTGTCCATCGCCGTAGCCGGCAAAGGCCAGCACCAGGATGCAGGCGCTAAGATGACGCACCTGGCTCCGGACACGACGTCGACAATCATTTCCAAGTCGATCAGCAAGCACGGCGGTAAAGTAACATACCGCGGTCTGGCATCGTTCGGACGCAACTCGCAGGGCTCCAAAGCGAACATCAAATGCGATACGCTCATTCTCGACAACCAGTCGACGTCGGATACGATCCCGTACAACGAGATCATGAACGACAACATCACGCTGGAGCACGAAGCTACCGTATCCAAGGTGTCCGAGGACCAGCTGTTCTATCTGATGAGCCGCGGCTTAACCGAAGCCGAAGCGACTCAGATGATCGTCATGGGCTTCATCGAGCCGTTCACGAAGGAGCTGCCGATGGAATATGCGGTTGAGATGAATAGATTGATTAAGTTTGAAATGGAAGGGTCCATCGGTTAA
- the sufU gene encoding Fe-S cluster assembly sulfur transfer protein SufU has product MQLDDLYRRVIMDHYKNPRNRGSFDNEAVTINLNNPTCGDRITLQMQVEDGKVSAAKFLGEGCSISLSSASMLTEAVKGKTLDEALEMAEKFSGLMKGEPVEFEYEDLEALSGVNKFPARIKCATLAWNALRKGIEQAKQ; this is encoded by the coding sequence ATGCAATTGGATGATTTGTACCGCAGAGTCATTATGGATCATTATAAAAATCCGAGAAACCGCGGCAGTTTCGACAATGAAGCGGTAACGATCAACCTGAACAACCCGACCTGCGGAGACCGCATCACGCTCCAGATGCAGGTTGAGGACGGAAAGGTCTCGGCAGCGAAGTTTCTCGGTGAAGGCTGCTCCATCAGTCTGTCCTCCGCGTCGATGTTGACGGAAGCCGTCAAAGGCAAGACGCTGGACGAAGCGCTCGAGATGGCGGAGAAGTTCTCCGGGCTGATGAAGGGCGAACCGGTCGAGTTCGAATATGAGGATCTGGAAGCATTGTCCGGCGTAAATAAATTTCCGGCGCGGATCAAATGCGCGACGCTGGCGTGGAACGCTTTGCGCAAAGGGATTGAGCAGGCGAAGCAGTGA
- a CDS encoding fibronectin type III domain-containing protein gives MRKCLKTISGLLVFMLLVQYFMESGLGLFDAKASAQSQPVRVKIHFQPPASQVPAGDIADYGQVYGSRNGFTYGWNIDHTDVTVRSSTYQDAMLDSSVWPHRGGVWEIALENGSYDVTVSVGDAVYGSTNTVNVEGVGIWSGAVLGGGLHLQQTKTIQVSDGKLTVDHGSLDDGMTALNFIEIVGKNPADTNPPSIPQNITSENVSATGLTVKWDSSADDNAVAGYKVYRDGAEIATVTGSVSYTDTGLSPAASYKYEIAAFDAAGNFSAKSLPLTVTTSAMFSALAASGQGRGVRAEYFSGTGFTDLKLRRLDDTIDFQWDDELTAAGLDNGTFTVRWSGKLQPRYSELYTLYTESHGGVRLWVNGQLLIDRWDANGRVHESANISLKSNQTYDIKMEYVEEHGVSAATLLWSSSSQTKEIVPKSQLNPPFVPEIPGNFRIASASSTSVSLAWDAVTGAASYEVEADGSIVSSGSGTTFTQNNLAPGSRHTYRVRARVPEVAGDWSDPLQAETKVSVPANVRAVESDMTITVTWDPVAGATGYDVEADGFTIDNGTSTTYVHSGLMPNTQHTYRVRAKSATGASDWSAMITKVVLTEIPTNVQAVNTSRSITLSWDAVIGATGYDVEADGQILDGGSDTAYTHSGLMPNTRHAYRVRARKADGPKAWSPFVYKSTLPETGHGIGLKGQYFDNEDLTNLKTTRIDDTIDFNWNQASPAQGIQDGVFSVRWTGQVEPAFSETYTFYTEAHGGVRLWVADRLLVDDWQSHNSSTGQGSITLEAGKRYDIRMEYRETNGTSRVRLLWESASQAKDIIPKIELYPIGVPAGLTSSSTETTVSLQWNPVTFADGYDVEVDGTVVDAGSAPSFVHNDVMPGTLHTYRVRARSGIVIGEWSPSITEATKLGTTSIREMTATETAIRVDWEPVYGATGYDIEVDGVFINNDNNTSYLHEGLLSGTVHSYRVRAKTEAVTGDWTSPVSKWTLPGIPEDIVLSSTSDTITLKWSAVRGATGYDIEAYDTVMDNADSTEYTESGLTPNSQHTYRVRAKNSSGAGKWSAVAAETTLPGVPGGVTGTATDTSVAVTWDAIAGASGYDIEIDGDLVEAASAAYLHSGLQPYTVHTYRVRSKNSKGTSAWSGPVEIVTLPSVPGNLAAAVSGPNITVSWNAAPGAAGYDLEIDGKVTDIGTRTSYDHTGAGYNAEHTYRVRAKNGPVTGQWSEPVTKLTPPGVPTGLQAATASTFITVSWDTVVGAAGYELEADGAIVDTGLNTSYEHNGLEANSRHVYRVRARNAGGAGEWSAVVAQATGFGAPQNVHLQTATDSITVTWDAVPGASAYDVFVDGEVHDNGASTTFGHTGLQPYSWHVYRVRAKTAEMTGEWSEAATTATMLGVPANLRAIPSSSSITVTWDAVLGASGYEIEADGVLKDNGESTTFTHTGLTSNSRHTYRVRAKNDNVYSDWSDLSEWSVRVDQVTAPGVPANLTATATPDSITLKWDAVSGADSYNLEIDGQVVSSSGTTYTHSGLEPNTMHVYRVSAANRGVRGSWTDKLQKITTPQLTLNIAKDTIFNFVFVVPKKNGLTERKVTVVYDPGAIEVLDLSAVTPDIEKAPGAIVGTNLKVAEFVPGRIVYTIQNADKTIVNSIQLQSLTNEYSKVTYTVE, from the coding sequence ATGAGAAAGTGCTTGAAGACGATTTCGGGATTGCTGGTATTCATGTTGTTGGTGCAATATTTCATGGAGTCCGGGCTCGGTCTGTTTGACGCGAAAGCATCGGCGCAAAGCCAGCCTGTCCGGGTTAAAATCCATTTTCAACCGCCGGCCTCCCAGGTTCCTGCCGGGGATATTGCCGATTATGGACAAGTGTACGGTTCAAGAAACGGGTTCACTTACGGATGGAATATAGATCATACGGATGTTACTGTCCGCAGTAGTACATATCAAGATGCGATGCTCGATTCTTCCGTCTGGCCGCATCGTGGCGGGGTATGGGAAATAGCGCTGGAGAACGGGAGCTACGACGTCACGGTCAGCGTGGGCGATGCCGTTTACGGCAGCACGAATACGGTGAACGTAGAGGGCGTCGGCATCTGGAGCGGAGCGGTTCTCGGCGGCGGCTTGCATTTGCAGCAGACGAAGACGATTCAGGTAAGCGACGGAAAACTGACGGTCGATCACGGCAGCCTGGACGACGGGATGACGGCGCTTAATTTCATCGAGATCGTCGGGAAAAATCCGGCCGATACGAATCCGCCCAGTATCCCCCAAAATATAACATCTGAAAATGTGTCGGCAACCGGACTTACGGTCAAATGGGACAGTTCAGCGGATGACAATGCGGTTGCAGGTTATAAGGTGTACAGAGACGGCGCAGAAATCGCGACGGTGACCGGCAGCGTGTCTTATACGGATACCGGGCTTTCTCCTGCTGCGTCGTATAAATATGAAATTGCAGCCTTCGATGCGGCCGGAAATTTTTCCGCCAAGAGTTTGCCGCTGACCGTGACGACTTCCGCCATGTTCTCCGCCTTGGCCGCATCGGGCCAAGGCCGCGGGGTACGCGCCGAATATTTCAGCGGCACCGGTTTTACGGATTTGAAGCTGAGGCGGCTGGACGATACGATCGATTTTCAATGGGATGACGAGCTGACCGCAGCCGGACTGGATAACGGTACGTTCACGGTAAGGTGGAGCGGGAAGCTGCAGCCGCGGTATTCCGAGTTGTATACGTTGTACACCGAGTCGCACGGCGGGGTTCGCTTGTGGGTGAACGGACAGCTTCTGATCGATCGGTGGGACGCCAACGGCAGGGTACATGAAAGCGCAAATATTTCTCTTAAATCCAACCAGACTTACGATATCAAGATGGAATATGTGGAGGAACACGGCGTCAGCGCAGCGACACTGCTCTGGTCCAGCAGCAGCCAGACCAAAGAGATTGTGCCCAAGAGCCAGCTCAATCCGCCTTTCGTGCCGGAGATACCGGGGAACTTCCGCATCGCTTCGGCCTCCAGTACATCCGTTTCGCTTGCTTGGGACGCTGTAACGGGAGCTGCCTCCTATGAGGTCGAGGCTGACGGATCGATAGTAAGCAGCGGATCGGGGACCACCTTCACGCAAAATAATTTGGCCCCGGGTTCCAGACATACATACCGGGTTCGGGCCCGGGTGCCGGAGGTAGCCGGCGATTGGAGCGATCCGCTGCAGGCGGAAACGAAGGTTTCCGTTCCGGCGAACGTTCGGGCAGTCGAATCGGACATGACGATTACGGTGACCTGGGATCCCGTTGCCGGGGCGACGGGCTACGACGTCGAAGCGGACGGGTTCACGATCGACAACGGAACGTCCACGACCTACGTTCATAGCGGTCTCATGCCGAATACGCAGCATACATACCGGGTGAGGGCGAAAAGCGCAACCGGAGCAAGCGATTGGAGCGCCATGATCACCAAAGTGGTTTTGACGGAAATTCCGACCAACGTGCAGGCGGTTAATACGAGCCGGAGCATCACGCTGTCATGGGATGCCGTGATCGGGGCGACCGGATATGACGTCGAAGCCGACGGTCAGATCCTTGACGGCGGCAGCGACACAGCTTATACGCACAGCGGTCTTATGCCGAATACGCGGCATGCTTACCGGGTGCGGGCACGAAAGGCGGACGGACCAAAAGCATGGAGCCCGTTTGTCTATAAATCCACTCTTCCCGAAACAGGGCACGGCATCGGGCTGAAGGGGCAGTATTTTGACAATGAGGATTTGACGAATCTAAAAACGACGCGCATCGACGATACGATCGACTTTAACTGGAACCAGGCGTCTCCTGCTCAGGGCATTCAAGATGGCGTATTTTCCGTACGCTGGACCGGACAAGTCGAGCCGGCGTTCTCGGAGACGTATACATTTTATACGGAAGCTCATGGCGGCGTGCGGCTGTGGGTGGCTGACCGGCTTCTGGTCGACGATTGGCAGTCGCATAATAGCAGCACCGGGCAGGGAAGCATTACCCTCGAGGCCGGTAAACGCTACGACATCCGCATGGAATATCGGGAGACAAACGGCACGTCGCGGGTCCGGCTGCTTTGGGAGAGCGCGTCCCAGGCCAAAGATATTATCCCTAAGATTGAGTTGTATCCGATTGGAGTGCCTGCGGGACTGACCTCCTCATCTACGGAAACGACGGTTTCCTTGCAGTGGAACCCGGTTACCTTTGCCGACGGTTACGATGTGGAAGTCGATGGAACGGTTGTGGATGCCGGCTCCGCTCCCTCTTTCGTACATAACGATGTGATGCCGGGAACGCTGCATACGTACCGGGTCCGAGCGAGAAGCGGCATCGTCATTGGAGAATGGAGCCCGTCCATAACGGAAGCGACAAAGCTGGGGACAACCTCCATTCGGGAAATGACGGCGACGGAAACGGCGATTCGGGTCGATTGGGAGCCTGTGTACGGAGCGACCGGCTACGATATCGAGGTGGATGGCGTTTTTATCAATAATGACAACAATACGAGTTATTTGCACGAAGGGCTTTTGTCCGGCACGGTGCACAGCTACCGGGTGCGGGCCAAAACCGAGGCGGTCACGGGAGATTGGACGTCGCCGGTCAGTAAATGGACCTTGCCGGGGATCCCGGAAGACATCGTGTTGTCTTCGACAAGCGATACCATCACTTTGAAATGGTCTGCGGTAAGAGGGGCGACGGGTTATGACATTGAAGCGTACGACACCGTCATGGACAACGCCGATTCGACCGAATATACGGAGTCGGGGCTGACCCCGAACAGCCAGCATACGTACAGAGTGCGGGCGAAAAACTCCAGCGGCGCCGGCAAATGGAGCGCCGTTGCGGCGGAAACGACGCTGCCCGGAGTGCCCGGAGGCGTAACCGGCACCGCGACGGATACCTCTGTCGCGGTCACATGGGACGCTATTGCAGGCGCTTCCGGATACGACATCGAAATCGACGGCGACTTGGTCGAGGCAGCTTCCGCAGCGTATCTGCATTCCGGCTTGCAGCCTTATACCGTACACACTTACCGGGTCAGGAGCAAAAACAGCAAAGGAACGAGCGCCTGGAGCGGGCCGGTTGAGATCGTTACCCTTCCGTCTGTACCGGGAAATCTGGCGGCTGCAGTTTCCGGACCGAATATCACCGTGTCGTGGAATGCGGCACCCGGAGCTGCCGGATACGATCTGGAAATCGACGGCAAAGTGACGGATATCGGAACCCGGACATCTTACGATCATACGGGAGCGGGATACAATGCCGAACATACATATCGGGTACGGGCGAAAAACGGACCCGTCACCGGGCAGTGGAGCGAGCCGGTCACGAAGCTGACCCCTCCGGGCGTACCGACCGGCTTGCAAGCGGCCACGGCCAGCACCTTCATTACGGTGTCCTGGGATACGGTCGTCGGAGCGGCCGGATACGAGCTGGAGGCGGACGGAGCGATTGTGGACACCGGGCTAAATACGTCTTATGAGCATAACGGCCTGGAGGCAAATTCCCGTCACGTTTACCGGGTGCGGGCAAGAAACGCCGGCGGAGCGGGAGAATGGAGCGCCGTCGTGGCTCAGGCAACGGGATTCGGTGCGCCGCAAAACGTTCATTTGCAGACGGCGACGGATTCCATCACGGTCACCTGGGACGCAGTGCCGGGAGCGTCGGCATACGATGTTTTTGTGGATGGAGAGGTGCACGACAACGGGGCTTCCACGACGTTCGGGCATACCGGCTTGCAGCCTTATTCCTGGCACGTTTACCGGGTCAGGGCGAAAACGGCCGAAATGACCGGCGAATGGAGCGAAGCCGCGACGACAGCGACTATGCTCGGCGTACCCGCCAATTTGCGGGCCATACCTTCCAGCTCATCCATTACGGTCACTTGGGACGCGGTGCTGGGAGCAAGCGGATATGAGATAGAAGCGGACGGCGTCCTGAAGGACAACGGGGAATCGACGACATTTACCCATACGGGACTGACTTCCAATTCGAGACATACTTACCGGGTCCGGGCGAAAAACGATAATGTCTACAGCGACTGGAGCGATCTGAGCGAGTGGAGCGTCCGCGTGGATCAGGTGACGGCCCCCGGCGTACCCGCCAATTTGACCGCCACAGCAACGCCGGACTCCATCACGCTCAAATGGGATGCGGTCAGCGGAGCGGATTCATACAACCTGGAAATCGACGGACAAGTGGTCAGTTCCTCCGGCACCACGTACACGCATAGCGGGCTGGAGCCAAACACGATGCACGTATACCGCGTCAGCGCGGCTAACCGCGGCGTGCGCGGCAGCTGGACGGATAAGCTGCAGAAGATCACGACGCCGCAATTGACGCTGAATATCGCCAAAGATACGATTTTCAACTTCGTTTTCGTCGTGCCGAAGAAAAATGGGTTGACCGAGCGGAAAGTGACGGTCGTGTACGATCCGGGCGCTATCGAGGTGCTCGATCTGAGCGCGGTCACTCCCGACATCGAGAAAGCCCCGGGGGCGATCGTCGGCACCAACCTGAAGGTCGCCGAGTTCGTTCCGGGACGCATCGTGTATACGATCCAGAACGCCGACAAGACGATTGTGAACAGCATCCAGCTGCAATCGCTCACGAACGAGTACTCGAAGGTGACGTATACGGTGGAGTAG
- a CDS encoding fibronectin type III domain-containing protein produces the protein MFSSTFPQEAYELIIPDPVPPTIEAVAPTANQIIGGAPFIPAVRVADGNGDTLNVNYYLDSESSPRETLSITNTTTAQLVSFNALNVGQLYEGGHTIRFTVSDGKATTEQTVGFTVDHSGPNLQAVEFSSTDTSIQITGSANDPVGGLDAAPYRYTVGPEVSPWTQSTSYAKAYLTPNTAYYTKFEARDAFGQISAREQTTYTKAQRPGLTANSVTTTSAGLSLNDGNPSGTRYQITTNGLYVNNAGQMSGTPEWIAPVGKSVMVTGLMPNTAYTFQAQAINEAGAVTGFGTAMTAVTLPTPPVNITTEISQQTIKLAWPASPGVSGYDVEADGIVKDNGTLTSFTDSGLVPNSQHTYRVRARNAGGTSVWSEYITKQTLPDPPPTPGNVEVTTTQTVITITWDLAVRATGYDIEVDGEVVDVKASKSYVHSGLLPETEHTYRVRAKNSGGASEWSPIVKQKTWPNPPPAVTKISSQPSIHKITLNWEPVERATGYEVEADGYIRENGNSTQFVDEGLDALTDHTYRIRAKNIGGKGPWSEPQNVRTHPEKPITPGNVMGTSEETAITLMWYQVPHADSYDVEVDGTTILNVQGNQLVDPNLSPDSKHSYRVRAKNISGDSEWTRPITLMTLPAGSGKNLSLTNMVAVVAPRSIMISWETVAPDAQYDIEVDGELQDNGKNTIYNHTGLNPNEFHTYKIRLRNGQSGEWVAILSLSTLPDLPDAPTGLNAFATTNTIELNWNKVAAADGYDIEVDGTTVDIGANTNYLHTKLAPGTSHTYRVRAKNITGAAAWSEAITKSTTSPAYTVNAHNGMQFDLILFAYNVQDFNESQFVVTYDQNQLEIVDLYNFTPALDTKSGKIPGSNLEVTYAAGKIVFRNKLNIVPGTSWSGEITTLKFKSKFDGQASIEVTAQ, from the coding sequence ATGTTTAGCAGCACTTTCCCCCAAGAAGCTTATGAATTAATCATACCGGATCCGGTACCGCCGACCATTGAAGCGGTCGCTCCGACGGCAAACCAAATCATAGGAGGCGCTCCATTCATCCCGGCCGTCAGAGTAGCCGACGGAAACGGAGATACGCTTAACGTCAACTATTATCTTGATTCGGAATCGTCACCGCGAGAAACATTAAGCATCACAAACACAACTACCGCTCAATTGGTCAGCTTTAACGCGTTAAACGTCGGGCAATTATACGAAGGCGGCCATACGATACGGTTTACGGTCAGCGACGGAAAGGCGACGACGGAGCAGACGGTTGGTTTTACAGTCGATCATTCCGGACCCAATTTGCAAGCTGTCGAATTTTCTTCCACGGATACGTCGATTCAAATAACCGGGTCGGCCAATGACCCTGTCGGAGGATTGGACGCCGCTCCTTATCGCTATACGGTAGGGCCGGAGGTGTCCCCATGGACGCAGAGCACTTCCTATGCGAAGGCTTATTTGACACCTAACACCGCATACTACACCAAATTCGAGGCCAGGGACGCGTTCGGCCAAATTTCGGCTCGGGAGCAAACTACGTATACGAAGGCCCAGAGGCCGGGTTTAACGGCTAATTCCGTTACAACAACGAGTGCGGGGCTTTCATTAAACGACGGAAATCCTTCAGGCACCCGATACCAGATTACGACGAACGGGCTTTATGTAAACAACGCGGGCCAAATGTCAGGGACACCGGAATGGATCGCCCCAGTGGGCAAATCTGTTATGGTGACGGGGCTGATGCCGAATACGGCATATACCTTCCAAGCTCAAGCGATAAACGAAGCAGGCGCCGTTACGGGCTTTGGAACGGCCATGACTGCTGTTACTCTCCCGACACCGCCTGTGAATATAACAACAGAAATTTCGCAGCAAACGATCAAGCTTGCTTGGCCGGCTTCCCCTGGAGTAAGCGGATATGATGTGGAAGCCGACGGCATCGTCAAAGATAACGGGACGTTAACGTCCTTTACAGACAGCGGGCTTGTTCCCAATTCGCAGCATACATACCGGGTCCGGGCAAGAAATGCGGGCGGTACCAGCGTCTGGAGCGAGTACATTACGAAACAGACACTGCCCGACCCCCCGCCGACGCCGGGAAATGTGGAAGTCACAACCACGCAGACCGTGATTACGATTACATGGGATCTGGCCGTCCGGGCAACCGGCTACGATATTGAAGTGGACGGTGAAGTCGTCGACGTAAAAGCGAGTAAAAGTTACGTTCATTCCGGGTTATTGCCGGAAACCGAGCATACCTACCGAGTCCGTGCCAAAAACTCGGGAGGAGCGAGCGAATGGAGTCCAATCGTGAAACAAAAAACATGGCCGAACCCGCCGCCGGCAGTAACTAAAATAAGCTCGCAGCCCTCTATCCACAAAATTACGCTGAATTGGGAACCTGTTGAACGAGCGACAGGTTATGAAGTCGAAGCGGACGGATACATTAGAGAGAACGGCAACAGCACGCAATTCGTAGATGAAGGGCTGGATGCACTAACCGATCATACGTATCGAATCAGAGCCAAAAATATCGGAGGCAAAGGCCCATGGAGCGAGCCGCAGAACGTAAGGACGCACCCGGAAAAGCCGATTACACCCGGAAATGTGATGGGTACCTCCGAGGAAACGGCCATAACCTTGATGTGGTATCAGGTGCCGCATGCCGACAGCTACGATGTGGAGGTGGATGGCACAACCATCCTCAACGTACAAGGGAATCAGTTGGTTGATCCGAACTTGTCCCCCGACAGCAAACATTCTTACCGGGTAAGAGCAAAGAACATAAGCGGGGACAGCGAATGGACGAGGCCGATCACACTTATGACGCTGCCTGCCGGCAGTGGAAAGAACTTGTCCCTGACGAATATGGTAGCTGTGGTCGCACCCAGGTCAATCATGATTTCCTGGGAGACGGTGGCGCCGGATGCCCAGTATGACATCGAAGTGGATGGAGAATTGCAGGATAACGGAAAAAACACCATCTACAATCATACCGGACTCAATCCCAATGAGTTTCATACTTATAAGATCCGGCTAAGAAACGGTCAATCCGGAGAGTGGGTTGCGATTCTATCCTTGTCCACCTTGCCGGACCTGCCGGATGCACCGACCGGCCTGAATGCTTTTGCCACAACGAATACGATCGAACTGAACTGGAATAAGGTTGCGGCGGCGGATGGTTACGACATTGAGGTGGACGGCACAACCGTAGACATCGGAGCAAATACGAATTATTTGCATACCAAGCTGGCTCCGGGAACATCCCACACTTACAGGGTAAGAGCCAAAAATATTACCGGAGCCGCTGCCTGGAGCGAGGCGATTACGAAAAGCACGACCAGTCCCGCATACACGGTGAATGCCCATAACGGCATGCAGTTTGATTTAATATTATTCGCCTACAATGTCCAGGACTTTAACGAATCGCAATTTGTGGTGACGTATGATCAGAATCAGCTGGAGATTGTCGACCTGTACAACTTTACGCCGGCTCTAGACACGAAGTCGGGGAAAATTCCGGGCTCCAACCTGGAAGTGACGTATGCTGCCGGAAAAATTGTGTTTCGGAACAAACTGAATATCGTGCCGGGAACGTCCTGGTCGGGAGAGATTACGACCCTTAAATTCAAATCCAAATTCGATGGACAAGCTTCTATTGAAGTGACGGCACAGTAA